The Microbacterium sp. W4I20 genome segment GTCGGCGATGATTCCCCCCACTCCCTCGACCGCCGCCAACTCATCCCGCGACGCCGCGCGGATCGCGTCGAGCGAACCGAACCACTGCGCCAGCGCGCGGGCCGCGGACGGCCCGACGTGGCGGACATTGAGCGACACCAGCAGGCGCCACAGGTCCTTCGTCTTCGCCTTCTCCAGCTCGGCCAGCAGCGTCAGGGCCTGCGAGGAGGGCTGAGGCCCCTCGGCACCCGCCTTCTTCTCGGCCGCGGTGGGGTTGCGCCGGAAAGGCGCCCTCGTCTTCACGAGCCCGTCGTCGTCCTGCTTGGGCAGCCCCGTCTCGGAGTCGCGAACGACGAGCTCGATCGGCACCAGCTGCTCGAGCGTGAGAGCGAACAATCCGGCCTCGGTCTCCAGCGGCGGAACCGACGGCGAGGTGGGCTGGGTCAGAGCGGCCGCCGTCACCTCTCCGAGGGCTTCGACGTCGAGCGCGCCGCGGGAGCCGATGTGCTCGACCCGGCCGCGCACCTGCGCAGGACACGAGCGAGCGTTCGGGCAGCGCAGGTCGATATCGCCCTCCTTCATCGGCCGCAGCGGCGTGCCGCACTCCGGGCACACGTCCGGCATCACGAATTCGCGCTCCGTACCGTCGCGCTTCTCGACCACCGGGCCGAGCACCTCGGGGATGACGTCACCCGCCTTGCGGAGCACCACCGTGTCGCCGATCAGCACGCCCTTGGCCTTGACCACGTCCTTGTTGTGCAGCGTGGCCTGGCGTACGACGGATCCTGCGACCTGCGCCGGAGCCATGACGGCGAAGGGCGTGGCGCGACCGGTGCGGCCGACGGAGACCACGATGTCGAGCAGCTTCGTCTGCACCTCCTCCGGCGGGTACTTGTAGGCGATCGCCCAGCGGGGTGCGCGACTCGTGGCGCCCAGCTCATCGTGCAGGTCGAGTTCATCGACCTTGACGACGATGCCGTCGAGCTCGTGCTCGATGTCGTGCCGGTGCTCGCCGAAGTACTCCACGAACTCCGCCACCTCGTCGATCGTGCGGCAGACCTTCGTGTGCGGGCTCGTCGGCAGGCCCCATTCGGCGAGCAGTTCGTACACCTCGCTCTGTGCCGCCACCGGTGGGTTGCTCCACGCGCCGACGCCGTGCACGTACAGTGCCAGCGACTCGATGCGCAGCAGTCCCGCCTCGAGCTCGAGCCCGTCCTTCTTGTCGATCTGCTGGCGGAGGCCGCCGCTCGCGGCATTCCGCGGGTTCGCGAACGAGGGGAACCGCCGTGCCGCGGCCGTGCGCGCCTTGTCCTCGTCGAACGGCTTCTTCCCACCGCCGCGCGCCTCCCAGCGCGCCAGAGCATCGGCGTAGGCGCGGTCGCGGAACGCCGCCTGCGCGGCGTTCAACCGCTCGAATGCGGCGACGGGAATGAACACCTCACCGCGGACCTCGACGATCGTCGGGTGCCCCTCTCCGCTGAGCCGCTCGGGGATCTCCGGCAACCGGAGCGCGTTCTCCGTGACGATCTCGCCCACCCGTCCGTCGCCACGCGTGGCGGCCGAGGTGAGCACGCCGTTCTCATAGCGCAGGTTGATGGCGAGTCCGTCGATCTTCAGCTCGGTGAGCCAGTCCACCCGCCGGCCGGCGGAGCTCTGCGTCTTCGCAGCCCACTCCCGCAGCTCGTCGAGCGAGAACACGTTGTCGAGGCTCAGCATGCGGTCGGCGTGCTCGATGGTCGCGAGGCCGGTCGCCTCGGCGGCGCCCACCGTCTGCGTGGGCGAGTCCTGGCCCTGCAGCTCGGGATGCAGCCGCTCGAGCTCCTCGAGCCGGTGCATCCATCCGTCATAGGTGAAATCGTCGACGACCGACGTGTCTCGCCCGTAGTAGGCGTCCTTCGCATCGAGGATGCGAGTGGTCAGCTCTCGGGCTTCGGTTCGGGCGTCTTCCAGCGAGATGTTCTCCGGCACCCCGCCAGTCTACGAGCGGGTGCCGACATCCATCGAGGGCTACGCGCCGACCGGAACGGCCGACACGGTGGTGTCGATCGTGAACTGCCCGAGCACCCTGGTGCCGACGTAGAGCACGGCTGTCTGCCCCGGCGCCACACCGTCGAGCGGCTCGACCGGCACGACGCGCAGTCCCTCCTCCGACACGGATGCCGTCGCCGGCACCGGCTCGGAGTGCGCGCGGATCTGCACGTGGCACTCGAACGACGAGTCGGCGGGTCCCGCGCCCGCCCAGCTGAACCGCTGTCCGGCGATCTCCGCGATCGCGAGAGCCTCCTTCGGCCCGACGACCACGGTGTTCGAGACCGGCCGCACCTCGAGGACGAACCGCGGCTTCCCGTCCGCCGCCGGCACGCCGAGCTTGAGTCCGCGTCGCTGGCCGACGGTGAAGCTGTGCGCCCCTTCGTGGGACCCGACGACGGCGCCGGCGCGGTCCACGATCTCGCCCGTCGCGGTGCCGACCTTCTCGGCGAGCCAGCCGCGCGTGTCGCCGTCGGGGATGAAGCAGATGTCGTGGCTGTCGGGCTTCTGCGCGACGGTCAGACCGCGGGCCTCCGCCTCGGCGCGCACGACGGCCTTCGACGGAGTCGTGCCGAGCGGGAAGTAGGTGTGCGCGAGCTGCTCCGTCGTCAGCACGCCCAGCACGTAGGACTGGTCCTTCGCGTTGTCGGCCGCGCGGTGCAGCTCGAGTCCCTGTTCGCCGTCGATCAGCGTGGCGTAGTGGCCCGTGCACACCGCGTGGAATCCCAACTCGATCGCACGCTCGAGGAGCGCGGCGAACTTGATCTTCTCGTTGCACCGCATGCACGGGTTCGGGGTGCGACCGGCCTGGTACTCGGCGATGAAGTCACCGATCACGTCGTCGCGGAACCGCTCGGAGAAGTCCCAGACGTAGAAGGGGATGCCGAGCAGATCCGCGGCACGGCGGGCGTCGAGCGCATCCTCGATCGTGCAGCATCCGCGGCTGCCGGTCCGGAGGGTGCCGCCTGCCCGCGACAGGGCCAGGTGCACGCCGACCACGTCGTGGCCCGCGTCCACCGCACGCGCAGCCGCGACGGCGGAGTCCACCCCACCACTCATCGCCGCAAGTATCCGCATGAGAACAGTCTACGAGCGCCCGCCTGAGCCGGACCCGGATGCCCGCGCCACAGCATCGGCGATCACCCCGGTGACCGCGTCGACATCGACCTCGGTGGAGGTGCGGCCGAGCGAGAAGCGCAGAACGCTGCGCGCATCCCGCTCGCTGCGTCCCATCGCCATGACGACGTGCGAGGGCTCCGCGACTCCGGCCTGGCAGGCGGATCCGGTCGAGGCCGCGACGCCGGCCACGTCGAGCAGGAAGAGGAGGCTCTCTCCCACGGCACCGGGGAACAGGAGGTGAGCGTTGCCGGGCAGTCTCTGGTCGGGGTCACCGAGGAGCTCGGCCGTGGGGACGGCCGACCGGATGCCGGATACCAGCCGCTCGCGCAGCGCGCGCAGCCGCGCCGACTCGCTCTCCCGCTCCGCCTCGGCGAGCTCCACTGCGGTGGCGAACGCGGCGGCGCCGGCGATGTCCTGCGTACCCGCCCGAAGGCCCCGCTGCTGGGCGCCGCCGCGCAGCAGCGCCGTCAGCCGGGCCGTCCTCGCCGCGACGAGCACGCCGATACCGACGGGCGCGCCGATCTTGTGACCGGCGAAGCTCATCGCCACGAGTCCGACTCCCGGAGCCGCATCCGCCCGCAGCGCGCGGAAGGACAGCGGCACATGGCCGAGTGCCGCCACCGCATCCACGTGCATCGGCACTCCGGCGGCCGCGGCGGCTGCCGTCAGCGCCGCGACGTCGTTGAGGGTGCCCGCCTCGTTATTGGCGAACAGCCCGGTCGCGAGCGCGGCCCCCGGAAGCTCGGCAGCGAAGGCTACGGTGTCGATCCGGGCGACCGACGTGACCCGAACCGCACGCAGCACCGCCCCCTCCTCCACGAGCGCTGCGACGGTGTCCATGGTGGCGTGGTGCTCGGCATCCGGCATGACGATCGCCTCCGTGCCGGCGGCACGCGCCCGCCACATGCCCTGCAGCGCGAGATTGATCGACTCCGTGCCTCCGGAGGTGAAGACGATCTCGATCGGGTCGGCGCCGAGCACGGCGGCCGCGCGTTCGCGCGACTCCTCGAGCAGCCTGCGCGCGTCCTGACCTGCCCCATGGGTCGACGAGGCATTGCCGATCGTCTCGGACGCGGCGAGCCAGGCGTCGCGCGCTTCCGGCCGCAGTGGCGTGGTCGCCGCGTGATCGAGGTAGTGCCGCATCCTCCGATTCTCCCCCGAATTCTGCCGCCGGGCGCAGAGCGCACGTGGAACCGAGTGCACCGTGGCGTGGGACCGCGGAACATCCGCCTAGTGTGTACTCATGCCCGAGTCCCGAGACTTCACCGCGCCCGGCGGTCCAGCCCTCGACAACCTCGGCGTCCGTCTGCACGACGGCGTCGGCACGCTGCGCGTCTGGTCACGCAACGCGTCCTCCGTCGAACTCGTCGTGTTCGACGCCACCGACCTCGACTGGGCGACCGATGAAGCACCCCTGGAGCGGCGCCCCGGCGGGATCTGGGAGATCACCACGCCGCTGCTGCAGCCCGGTGTCCGGTACGCGATCCGCGTCGGCGGCCCGCACGGCCCGGGGAACACATACAACCCCGAGAGCATGCTGCTCGACCCGTACGCCCGGGGCCTCGCCCAGGGCGACGGCTACGAGGAGTGGCGCTCGGTCGTCATCGTCGACGGCTTCGACTGGGGCGATTCCCGCAAGCCCCGGGTCCCGCTCGATCGGACGGTCATCTACGAGGGTCATCTCAAGGGCCTCACCAAGCGCCATCCGAACGTGCCGCCGGCGCTACATGGAACCTATGCGGGGCTCGCGCACCCGGCCATGATCGAGCACTTCCACTCGCTCGGCATCACCTCGATCGAGCTCCTCCCGGTGCACGCCTTCGTTCCCGAGCCTCGGTTGCTCGAACGCGGACTCACGAACTACTGGGGCTACAACACCCTCAACTTCTTCACCCCGCACAACGCCTACGCCACGGAGAGTGCCCGCAAGGCAGGCCCCGAGGCGGTCCTCGCGGAGTTCAAGGGCATGGTTCGGCTGCTCCACGAGGCGGGCCTGGAGGTCATCCTCGACGTCGTCTACAACCACACGTCGGAAGAGGGCATCGGCGGCCCGCGCTCGAGTCTGCGCGGCATCGACAACGCGAGCTACTACCGCCAGGACGACGCCGGGGTGTACATCGACACGACCGGATGCGGCAACACGCTCGACACCTCCGTCGACGCCGGCGCACGGCTGGTTCTGGACTCCCTCCGGTACTGGGCCGAGGAGATGCAGATCGACGGGTTCCGGTTCGATCTCGCGGCCGCGATCGCGCGTGACGGTGCGCACACCTACACGCCGGAGCATCCGCTTCTCACCGCCATCGCGAACGACCCGATCCTCGCCGACACCAAGCTCATCGCCGAGCCGTGGGACGTCGGTCTCGGCGGCTGGCAGACCGGCAACTTCCCGTCCGGCTGGCACGAATGGAACGACCGCTATCGCGACCGCGTGCGCAACTTCTGGCTGAGCGACATCGACTATGCGCGCAGGGCATCGGCGCCGGTGGGCATCGGCGGCTTCGCGACGCGGCTCGCCGCGGTCGTCGAACACCTTCGCGGATGAGCGGGGCCCGCTGGCGAGCGTGAACTTCGTCACCGCGCACGACGGTTTCACACTGCATGATCTGGTCTCGTACGACGTGAAGCACAACGAGGCGAACGGCGAGCAGAACCGCGACGGCGCCGACATGAATCGCGCGTTCAACCACGGCGTCGAGGGCCCGACCGACGATCCGAGCATCCTGAAGGCGCGCCGCAAGGCGATGCGCAACCTGCTCGGCACCCTCCTCCTCTCCGCCGGCATCCCGATGCTCACGGCGGGCGACGAGGTCGGACGCACCCAGCGCGGCAACAACAACGCCTACGCGCAGGACTCAGCGCTGACCTGGCTCGGCTGGGAGTTCGAGCCGTGGCAGGAGGACCTGCGCGCGCATGTGACCCGCCTGATCGCTCTCCGCAACGCCAACCCGGCCCTGCGACCGAGTCGCTACGCGCGTCTCGGCGAGCACATCCCGAACGCCTCCGTCATGGACTGGTTCGACCAGAACGGCGAGACGATGGAGAGCGGGCAGTGGGCGGACCCCGGCAATCGCACGCTGCAATACGTGGCCGCGTCCACGCCCGACCGCGAAGCCGCGAACCGCATCCTGCTGATCGTGCACGGCACGGAGTCGCCCATCGACGTGCGTCTGCCCGAGGAGATCGAGGGAGCGACGCGGTTCGTCTCGCTCTGGTCGAGCGCGGACGAGCAGCCCTCCGACGACGCCGAATCGTTCGCACCGGGCGACGTTCTGTCCACCTCCGGAACGTCGATGAGACTGTTCCGCGTCGAATGATGTCAATCGACGGCGGCGTTGTCCACCCGCTGCGCCGGATTCGACGAGCGCGGTAGATTCGGCTTGTGGCTGAACGTGTTGGAAGAACCCCGCCCCCGGCTCTTCGGAGCCCCGCGCAGATCCCGACGCGCCCATCGGGTGAGATGACAGAAGTCGCGGACACGCGAGCGCCGCGCATCCCGCTCCTGCACGGCTCTCCCTCGGTTCCCGGCGGCTTCCCCGCAAAGGCGTTCGTCGGCGAGGTCGTCCCGTTCAGCGTGGTCGCGTTCCGCGAGGGGCACGACATCATCGGCGTGCACGTGCGGCTCACCGCACCGAGCGGCGAGGAGAGCCTGCATCGCCTCTCGCCGCGGAACGACGGCACCGACACTTGGTCGACCGAGATCGCGCTGGACGAGCAGGGACCGTGGACCTACCGGTTCGAGGCCTTCTCCGACGATTTCGCGACGTGGGCCCACGCCGCCGAGCTCAAGGTCGCCGCGGGCGTCGACGTGCCTGTGATGGCGGCTCTGGGGGCCGAGCTCCTGCGCCGCGCGGCGGCCGAGACGGATCGGCCGGCAGCACAACGGAAGCGCCTGGCCGCGGATGCCGCGTCGCTCGCGAGCGGGGACGCCCAGACCACGATCGATCTCTCGACGGATGCCGAGCTGGCCCGGATCTTCGCCGAACGACCGCTCACGACGCTTCGCTCCGCCGCCGAACCCCAGACCCTGCTGGTCGACCGCGTCGGCGCCGGAGTGGGCGCGTGGTACGAGTTCTTCCCGCGCTCCGAGGGAGCCAGGCGGCTCAAGGACGGCACGGTGAAGAGCGGCACGTTCCGGACGGCGGCGAAGCGCCTCCCCGGCGTCGCGCAGATGGGCTTCGACGTCCTGTACCTGGTGCCGATACATCCGATCGGGACGACCAACCGGAAGGGCCGCAACAACACCCTCGTCACCGAGGACGGCGATCCGGGCTCCCCGTACGCGATCGGCTCGGCGGAAGGCGGTCACGACGCCATCCACCCCGATCTGGGGACCGCGCAGGACTTCCGCGCGTTCGTCCGCGCCGCGCGGAAAGAGGGCCTGGAAGTCGCCCTCGATCTCGCCCTCCAGGCGTCGCCCGACCACCCGTGGGTCGCTGAGCATCCCGAGTGGTTCACCACCCTTCCCGACGGCACCATCGCCTACGCGGAGAATCCCCCCAAGAAGTACCAGGACATCTATCCGCTGAACTTCGACAACGACCCGGCGGGAATCTACGCCGAGATGTTGCGGATCGTGCGCCACTGGGTCGCGCAGGGCGTGAAGATCTTCCGCGTCGACAACCCGCACACCAAGCCGCTGCAGTTCTGGGAATGGCTGATCGGCACCGTCAACGCCGAAGACCCCGACGTGGTCTTCCTCGCCGAGGCCTTCACCCGCCCCGCGGTCATGCGCGCACTCGCCGCCGTGGGATTCCAGCAGAGCTACAGCTACTTCACCTGGCGCAACACGAAGGCGGAGCTCGAGGAGTTCCTCACCTCGGTGTCGCAGGAGACCAGCGACTACATGCGGCCGAACCTCTTCGTCAACACGCACGACATCCTGACCGAGTACCTGCAGTTCGGGGGCAGGGCCGCCTACCGCATCCGCGTCTGCATCGCGGCGACGGCCGCACCGATCTACGGCGTCTACGCCGGCTACGAGCTCTTCGAGAACGTCGCGCGGCCCGGATCCGAAGAGAACAACGACAACGAGAAGTACGAGTTCAAGTTCCGGGACTGGGCGGGCGCCGAAGAACGCGGAGAGTCGCTCGCCCCTCTGCTTCGACGACTGAACGAGATCCGGCAGGCGCACCCCGCGCTTCGCCAGCTGCGCAACTTCTCGGCGCACTGGAGCGACGACGACTCCGTGCTCGTCTACAGCAAGCACCTCGCGGCCGAGTTCACCGGCACGGGCAAGCCCGACACGATCATCGTGGTCGCCAACGTCGACCCGCATTCGGTGCGCGAGACGACGGTGCACCTCGACACCACGCGGTGGGGCGTTCCGCTCGGCGAGACGTTCGAGGTGGAGGACCTCCTCACCGGCGCGGTGTGGACCTGGAACGAGCACAACTACGTGCGGCTCGACGCCTTCGCCGAACCCGTGCACATCCTGAAGGTGAGGGACCGGTCATGAGCTACGTGGAAGACGTCACGGCATCCGCGGACTGGGAGGCGGTCGCCGCCGCAGAGCATCACGATCCCCACTCCGTGCTCGGCTCGCATCCGATGAAGGACGCTGCCGACCGCACCGTGACCGTCGTGCGGGTCCGCCGCCCGCTCGCCACCACGGTGGAGGCGGTCTTCGACGACGGGAGCCGGCTCCCTCTCGCGCATGTGGCCCACGGCATCTGGGAGGCACAGCACCCCGGCCCTCCGCTCCCCTATCGTGTCGCGACGACCTACGGCGAGGACGAGGAATCCGTCACCGGTGACCCGTACCGCCATGCTCCGACCCTCGGAGACATCGACATGCATCTGATCGCCGAGGGGCGGCACGAACGCCTGTGGCAGGCTCTGGGCGCCCATGTCCGCACCCTCGACGGCGAGCACGGCGTCTCGTTCGCCGTCTGGGCGCCGAACGCCTCGGCGGTGCGCGTGGTCGGAGACCACAACGGCTGGAACGGCGAGACGCACGCGATGCGCTCGATGGGTGTGAGCGGTCTCTGGGAGCTCTTCATCCCGGGCCTGTCCGCCGGCACGAAGTACAAGTACCAGATCCGCACGCGCGAGGGCGGTTGGATCCTCAAGGCCGACCCGATGGCACTCGCCGCCGAGGTGCCCCCGGACACGGCATCCGTCGTGGCGACCTCGTCGTATGTCTGGACCGATGGCGCCTGGATGACCCGGCGCGCGGCCACCCACGCCGTAGCGCAGCCGCTCTCGATCTACGAGATCCACCTCGGGTCGTGGCGGAACGGTCTGGGCTATCGCGATATCGCCGACCCGCTCATCCAGCACGTCACGGAAGCCGGATTCACGCACGTCGAGTTCATGCCGCTCGCCGAGCACCCCTTCGGCGGCTCCTGGGGCTACCAGGTCAGCGGGTACTACGCGCCGACCAGTCGGTTCGGAAGCCCCGACGACCTGCGCTATCTGATCGACCGGCTGCACCAGGCCGGCATCGGCGTGATCATGGACTGGGTTCCCGGCCATTTCCCGAAGGACGCGTTCGCATTGGCGCGCTTCGACGGCCAGCCGCTGTACGAGCACCCGGACCCTCGGCGCGGCGAGCACCAGGACTGGGGCACGCTGATCTTCGACTACGGCCGCCCCGAGGTGCGCGGCTTCCTCGTCGCGAACGCGCTGTACTGGTTCGAGGAGTTCCACGTCGACGGGCTGCGAGTGGATGCTGTCGCATCCATGCTCTATCTCGACTACTCCCGCGACGAGGGTGAGTGGGAGCCGAACATCCATGGTGGCCGGGAGAATCTCGAGGCGATCCGTTTCCTCCAGGAAGTCAACGCGACGGCATACCGCCTGCACCCGGGCATCCTGATGATCGCCGAGGAATCCACCAGCTTCCCCGGAGTGACCGCACCGACCGATCACGCAGGACTCGGATTCGGGTTCAAGTGGAACATGGGGTGGATGAACGACTCGCTCCAGTACATCGAACGCGACCCGATGTACCGCGCGCATCATGAGGGCGAGATGACCTTCTCCTTCGTCTACGCGTTCGGCGAGAACTACCTTCTGCCGATCAGTCACGACGAGGTCGTGCACGGCAAGGGGAGCCTGCTGGCGAAGATGCCCGGAGACCACTGGCACAAGCTGGCGAACCTCCGCGCCTACCTCGCCTACATGTGGGGGCACCCCGGCAAGAAGCTGCTCTTCATGGGGCAGGAGTTCGGTCAGCTCGCGGAGTGGTCCGAGGGACGAGAGCTGGACTGGTGGCTGCTCGATCAGCCCTCCCACGCCCAGCTGCAGGGCTTCGTCGGTGCGCTGAACCACACCTACCGTGCTCAGGCTCCGCTCTGGGAACGGGATAGCGACGGGTCGTCCTTCTCCCGCCTCGGCGCGCCGACGTGGGAGCCGACGATCATCGCCTTCGAGCGCCGGGACGCGCACGGTGGTCGGCTGGTCGTGATCAGCAACTTCGCGGGAGTCGAGCGCACCGCACACCGTCTCGTCCTCCCCCGCGAAGGCGTGTGGGAAGAGATCCTGAACACGGATGCCGGTGACTACGGTGGGCGCGGATCAGGAAACCTGGGCATGGTCATCGCGCACACCGAGGACGGTGGCCAGCCCACGGCCACCTTCACCCTTCCCGCGCTCTCCACGCTGTGGCTGCGTCATCAGCCCGAGCCGCACGTGCCGACGATCAGCCACGGCTGAACGACCCGCCGAACCGGCTGTCGTCAGAAGAGCCGGCTCTCGTCAGAAGAGCAGCTCTCGTCAGAAGAGCAGCGACGACAGCCGGTTCCGGGCCGCGATCACGCGCGGGTCCGCTGCACCGATGAGGCCGAAGAGCTCCACCAGGCGCTCGCGCACGGGGGTGCGCTGGTCGGCGGGAAGCTGAGCGAACAGGTCGAGCAGGCGCAGGAACGAGTCCTCGACGTGACCGCCGGCGATGTCGAGGTCCGCGACCGCGAACTGCGCATCGATGTCGAGGGGCGCGTTCGCCGCAGCAGCGCGCGCCTCCTGCAGGTCGAGGCCCTGCACGCGGTCGAGCAGCCGGACCTGACCGAGACCCGCGATCGCGTCCTCATCACGCGGATTCTCGGCGAGAGCTTTCTCGTAGGCCCGGATCGCCGCGGCGTAGTCGCCGATCTCGATGGCTGCGAAGGCCTCCGCGTGCAGGGGCGGCAGCGGCGGCTCTTCCTCCGGTGCCGCTTCGGCCGGAGCGTCGCCCACGGACAACGAGCCCGTGACGCCGTTCTGCGCGGCGACCTGGAGCAGTTGTGCGAAGACCTCGCGCACCTGCTGCTCGGGGACCGCCCCGGTGAACATCGGCACCGGCTGTCCGGCGATGAGCGCCACGACCATCGGGATCGACTGCGCGCGGAAGCTCTGTGCGAG includes the following:
- a CDS encoding cysteine desulfurase family protein yields the protein MRHYLDHAATTPLRPEARDAWLAASETIGNASSTHGAGQDARRLLEESRERAAAVLGADPIEIVFTSGGTESINLALQGMWRARAAGTEAIVMPDAEHHATMDTVAALVEEGAVLRAVRVTSVARIDTVAFAAELPGAALATGLFANNEAGTLNDVAALTAAAAAAGVPMHVDAVAALGHVPLSFRALRADAAPGVGLVAMSFAGHKIGAPVGIGVLVAARTARLTALLRGGAQQRGLRAGTQDIAGAAAFATAVELAEAERESESARLRALRERLVSGIRSAVPTAELLGDPDQRLPGNAHLLFPGAVGESLLFLLDVAGVAASTGSACQAGVAEPSHVVMAMGRSERDARSVLRFSLGRTSTEVDVDAVTGVIADAVARASGSGSGGRS
- a CDS encoding tetratricopeptide repeat protein, coding for MSEISPAALRGAVDLSSLRNRPAASPDGAPAPAPGVVDVVVDATDETFGQILEISRTVPVVVDLWAEWCGPCKQLSPIIEKVTRELGGRVLLAKVDVDANPQLAQSFRAQSIPMVVALIAGQPVPMFTGAVPEQQVREVFAQLLQVAAQNGVTGSLSVGDAPAEAAPEEEPPLPPLHAEAFAAIEIGDYAAAIRAYEKALAENPRDEDAIAGLGQVRLLDRVQGLDLQEARAAAANAPLDIDAQFAVADLDIAGGHVEDSFLRLLDLFAQLPADQRTPVRERLVELFGLIGAADPRVIAARNRLSSLLF
- the ligA gene encoding NAD-dependent DNA ligase LigA, which produces MPENISLEDARTEARELTTRILDAKDAYYGRDTSVVDDFTYDGWMHRLEELERLHPELQGQDSPTQTVGAAEATGLATIEHADRMLSLDNVFSLDELREWAAKTQSSAGRRVDWLTELKIDGLAINLRYENGVLTSAATRGDGRVGEIVTENALRLPEIPERLSGEGHPTIVEVRGEVFIPVAAFERLNAAQAAFRDRAYADALARWEARGGGKKPFDEDKARTAAARRFPSFANPRNAASGGLRQQIDKKDGLELEAGLLRIESLALYVHGVGAWSNPPVAAQSEVYELLAEWGLPTSPHTKVCRTIDEVAEFVEYFGEHRHDIEHELDGIVVKVDELDLHDELGATSRAPRWAIAYKYPPEEVQTKLLDIVVSVGRTGRATPFAVMAPAQVAGSVVRQATLHNKDVVKAKGVLIGDTVVLRKAGDVIPEVLGPVVEKRDGTEREFVMPDVCPECGTPLRPMKEGDIDLRCPNARSCPAQVRGRVEHIGSRGALDVEALGEVTAAALTQPTSPSVPPLETEAGLFALTLEQLVPIELVVRDSETGLPKQDDDGLVKTRAPFRRNPTAAEKKAGAEGPQPSSQALTLLAELEKAKTKDLWRLLVSLNVRHVGPSAARALAQWFGSLDAIRAASRDELAAVEGVGGIIADSLLAWFEIDWHQEILRRWTEAGVQWATPGHPGPGGAVAAGGVLEGVTVVATGSLDGYTREGAQEAIIQAGGKAASSVSKKTDFVAAGPGAGSKLGKAEELGIRILDAAQFHILVTEGPGALEQASDDA
- the glgB gene encoding 1,4-alpha-glucan branching protein GlgB, with amino-acid sequence MSYVEDVTASADWEAVAAAEHHDPHSVLGSHPMKDAADRTVTVVRVRRPLATTVEAVFDDGSRLPLAHVAHGIWEAQHPGPPLPYRVATTYGEDEESVTGDPYRHAPTLGDIDMHLIAEGRHERLWQALGAHVRTLDGEHGVSFAVWAPNASAVRVVGDHNGWNGETHAMRSMGVSGLWELFIPGLSAGTKYKYQIRTREGGWILKADPMALAAEVPPDTASVVATSSYVWTDGAWMTRRAATHAVAQPLSIYEIHLGSWRNGLGYRDIADPLIQHVTEAGFTHVEFMPLAEHPFGGSWGYQVSGYYAPTSRFGSPDDLRYLIDRLHQAGIGVIMDWVPGHFPKDAFALARFDGQPLYEHPDPRRGEHQDWGTLIFDYGRPEVRGFLVANALYWFEEFHVDGLRVDAVASMLYLDYSRDEGEWEPNIHGGRENLEAIRFLQEVNATAYRLHPGILMIAEESTSFPGVTAPTDHAGLGFGFKWNMGWMNDSLQYIERDPMYRAHHEGEMTFSFVYAFGENYLLPISHDEVVHGKGSLLAKMPGDHWHKLANLRAYLAYMWGHPGKKLLFMGQEFGQLAEWSEGRELDWWLLDQPSHAQLQGFVGALNHTYRAQAPLWERDSDGSSFSRLGAPTWEPTIIAFERRDAHGGRLVVISNFAGVERTAHRLVLPREGVWEEILNTDAGDYGGRGSGNLGMVIAHTEDGGQPTATFTLPALSTLWLRHQPEPHVPTISHG
- a CDS encoding alpha-1,4-glucan--maltose-1-phosphate maltosyltransferase, with the protein product MTEVADTRAPRIPLLHGSPSVPGGFPAKAFVGEVVPFSVVAFREGHDIIGVHVRLTAPSGEESLHRLSPRNDGTDTWSTEIALDEQGPWTYRFEAFSDDFATWAHAAELKVAAGVDVPVMAALGAELLRRAAAETDRPAAQRKRLAADAASLASGDAQTTIDLSTDAELARIFAERPLTTLRSAAEPQTLLVDRVGAGVGAWYEFFPRSEGARRLKDGTVKSGTFRTAAKRLPGVAQMGFDVLYLVPIHPIGTTNRKGRNNTLVTEDGDPGSPYAIGSAEGGHDAIHPDLGTAQDFRAFVRAARKEGLEVALDLALQASPDHPWVAEHPEWFTTLPDGTIAYAENPPKKYQDIYPLNFDNDPAGIYAEMLRIVRHWVAQGVKIFRVDNPHTKPLQFWEWLIGTVNAEDPDVVFLAEAFTRPAVMRALAAVGFQQSYSYFTWRNTKAELEEFLTSVSQETSDYMRPNLFVNTHDILTEYLQFGGRAAYRIRVCIAATAAPIYGVYAGYELFENVARPGSEENNDNEKYEFKFRDWAGAEERGESLAPLLRRLNEIRQAHPALRQLRNFSAHWSDDDSVLVYSKHLAAEFTGTGKPDTIIVVANVDPHSVRETTVHLDTTRWGVPLGETFEVEDLLTGAVWTWNEHNYVRLDAFAEPVHILKVRDRS
- the mnmA gene encoding tRNA 2-thiouridine(34) synthase MnmA; protein product: MRILAAMSGGVDSAVAAARAVDAGHDVVGVHLALSRAGGTLRTGSRGCCTIEDALDARRAADLLGIPFYVWDFSERFRDDVIGDFIAEYQAGRTPNPCMRCNEKIKFAALLERAIELGFHAVCTGHYATLIDGEQGLELHRAADNAKDQSYVLGVLTTEQLAHTYFPLGTTPSKAVVRAEAEARGLTVAQKPDSHDICFIPDGDTRGWLAEKVGTATGEIVDRAGAVVGSHEGAHSFTVGQRRGLKLGVPAADGKPRFVLEVRPVSNTVVVGPKEALAIAEIAGQRFSWAGAGPADSSFECHVQIRAHSEPVPATASVSEEGLRVVPVEPLDGVAPGQTAVLYVGTRVLGQFTIDTTVSAVPVGA